The proteins below are encoded in one region of Gammaproteobacteria bacterium:
- a CDS encoding HNH endonuclease, giving the protein MLFKLKSPHNVIAGGGFFEHYTELPIGLAWQAFGEKNGAPSLDAVRHRTAHLRRDRPRSSNYVIGCILLAEPFFWDEKDWFRQPTDWAPSIQRGKGYDLRTGIGRELWRQVTDRLHGTIVAEPKPEGWLDLPGGYADPVPVRHRVGQGIFRSVVTDVYERQCALTREKALPALDAAHIQPFSEVPENYIQNGMLLRSDVHRLFDAGYVTVTPDHHFEVSKHIHTDFDDGENYYKLHGKGLWVPTRAKHRPGRDYLEWHNQNRFRG; this is encoded by the coding sequence TTGCTGTTCAAGCTGAAGAGCCCGCACAACGTGATCGCCGGCGGCGGGTTCTTCGAGCACTACACCGAACTCCCGATCGGCTTGGCATGGCAGGCGTTCGGGGAGAAGAACGGTGCTCCGAGCCTTGACGCGGTTCGGCACCGCACCGCTCATCTCCGCAGGGATCGTCCGCGGTCATCGAACTACGTGATCGGGTGCATCCTCCTGGCTGAACCTTTCTTCTGGGATGAGAAGGACTGGTTTCGCCAGCCCACCGATTGGGCTCCAAGCATTCAGCGGGGGAAGGGATACGACTTGCGGACCGGCATCGGGCGCGAGCTATGGAGGCAGGTGACCGATCGCCTCCACGGAACCATCGTGGCGGAACCGAAGCCCGAAGGCTGGCTGGATCTCCCGGGAGGCTATGCCGATCCCGTGCCGGTGAGGCATCGAGTGGGACAGGGGATCTTCCGAAGCGTCGTCACCGACGTATACGAGCGCCAGTGCGCACTAACGCGCGAGAAGGCGCTTCCGGCTCTCGACGCGGCCCACATCCAGCCTTTCAGCGAGGTCCCGGAGAACTACATCCAGAACGGAATGCTGCTTCGGTCCGATGTGCACAGGCTCTTCGACGCAGGTTACGTGACCGTCACGCCGGACCACCACTTCGAAGTCAGCAAACACATCCACACCGACTTCGATGACGGCGAGAACTACTACAAGCTGCATGGGAAGGGGTTGTGGGTTCCTACCCGCGCCAAGCATCGGCCAGGTCGGGACTACCTGGAGTGGCACAACCAGAACCGGTTCCGCGGTTAA
- a CDS encoding peptidylprolyl isomerase, with translation MAEPISATPLFRRILREPTSHFVLLAAVLFGANAALESWRGNVITIDRVQIEVRIAELEALRGAPLSPEERQLVEDAYIDEQVLVREALDMGLEADRRIDDILVQKMLHVLSGDVIQPTEDELRDFYEANRTSYTPEPTLTIEEVVIAAGLGAAGDLVGRLQAGVSAQELADNTDVRASVLRQVTGGDLRRLFGPVTAELILSANTEGWIGPHETVRGQHWFRIVERATPELPPLESVRERVRLDWVADQEAARLDQAVGGLRERYNIVIDEPEGR, from the coding sequence ATGGCTGAACCGATATCCGCAACGCCCCTCTTCCGCCGCATCCTGCGCGAGCCGACATCCCACTTCGTGCTGCTGGCGGCAGTGCTGTTCGGCGCGAACGCGGCGCTCGAGTCGTGGCGCGGCAACGTCATCACGATCGATCGCGTGCAGATCGAGGTCCGGATCGCGGAACTGGAAGCGCTGCGCGGCGCTCCGCTTAGCCCGGAGGAGCGGCAGCTCGTCGAGGATGCGTACATCGACGAGCAGGTTCTCGTGCGCGAGGCTCTCGACATGGGGCTCGAAGCCGATCGCCGGATCGACGACATCCTGGTGCAGAAGATGCTTCACGTCCTGAGCGGGGACGTCATCCAGCCCACGGAAGACGAGCTCAGGGATTTCTACGAGGCGAACCGGACGAGCTACACGCCCGAGCCGACACTCACCATCGAGGAGGTCGTCATTGCCGCGGGCTTGGGGGCGGCTGGAGACCTGGTGGGTCGGCTGCAGGCCGGCGTTTCCGCCCAGGAGCTCGCCGACAATACCGACGTGCGAGCGTCCGTGTTGCGCCAAGTGACCGGCGGCGACCTGAGGAGGCTGTTCGGGCCTGTGACGGCCGAACTCATCCTCAGTGCGAACACCGAAGGCTGGATCGGGCCTCACGAGACGGTTCGCGGCCAGCACTGGTTCCGGATCGTCGAGCGCGCCACTCCAGAGCTTCCGCCCCTCGAAAGCGTGCGCGAGAGAGTACGTCTCGACTGGGTCGCCGATCAGGAAGCCGCGCGGCTCGACCAGGCGGTCGGGGGGCTGCGCGAGCGCTACAACATCGTCATCGACGAGCCGGAGGGACGATGA
- a CDS encoding HupE/UreJ family protein codes for MTKAVGLAAVLALIVASSTPAPGYEADFTRTTAPRPAAATAPAPLPTHDVDVTSVARVYLDQIGDARYVFSIVDTQVSPIIDLRGVLPERCTPIGSEDAGVLVSAGFAFECASELTFDDSLELPWSLAGVVALVRWSDGSQASAYFRGDGRSVPIRLADLRAGGGTTGRLAGTYFILGGEHILFGIDHLLFVLGLLLLVGGFWSLVKTITSFTLAHSITLGLAVLGYVPVDRAPVEAAIALSIVLLAREIVVGRQGQESLVHRYPWLVAFVFGLLHGLGFAGALGEIGLRSSDVPVALLFFNLGVEAGQLAFVVALIALAKIAGRAKRFAVQRVEPALGYALGAFATFWFLDRLPALWGA; via the coding sequence ATGACGAAAGCCGTTGGCCTCGCGGCGGTCCTTGCGCTCATCGTCGCGTCCTCGACGCCGGCGCCCGGCTATGAGGCGGACTTCACGCGGACGACCGCGCCGCGCCCTGCCGCGGCCACCGCCCCTGCCCCCCTCCCCACCCACGACGTGGACGTGACCTCGGTCGCCCGCGTCTACCTGGACCAGATCGGCGATGCCCGGTACGTATTCTCCATCGTCGATACCCAGGTGTCGCCCATCATCGACCTGCGCGGGGTGCTGCCGGAGCGCTGCACGCCGATTGGCTCGGAGGACGCGGGCGTGCTCGTGAGCGCGGGCTTCGCGTTCGAATGCGCCTCCGAACTGACGTTCGACGACAGCCTGGAGCTGCCCTGGTCGCTGGCCGGCGTGGTCGCGCTCGTGCGCTGGAGCGACGGCTCCCAGGCGTCGGCCTACTTCCGCGGCGATGGCCGCTCGGTCCCCATCCGGCTGGCGGATCTGCGCGCGGGAGGCGGGACGACCGGCCGACTCGCGGGCACGTACTTCATTCTCGGGGGGGAGCACATCCTCTTCGGGATCGATCACCTGCTTTTCGTGCTGGGACTGCTCCTGCTCGTTGGGGGATTCTGGTCGCTGGTCAAGACCATCACCTCCTTCACCTTGGCGCACAGCATCACGCTGGGGCTGGCGGTGCTCGGCTACGTGCCCGTGGATCGCGCACCGGTCGAAGCCGCGATCGCCCTCTCCATCGTGCTGCTGGCCCGCGAGATCGTGGTCGGGCGCCAGGGCCAAGAGAGCCTCGTGCACCGGTATCCGTGGCTGGTGGCCTTCGTTTTCGGGCTGCTGCACGGGCTGGGATTCGCCGGCGCTCTCGGCGAGATCGGGCTCAGGTCCAGCGACGTTCCGGTCGCCCTTCTCTTCTTCAACCTGGGCGTCGAGGCGGGACAGCTCGCGTTCGTCGTGGCGCTGATCGCGCTGGCGAAGATCGCTGGACGGGCAAAACGCTTCGCTGTGCAACGGGTCGAGCCCGCCCTCGGATATGCCCTGGGCGCCTTCGCCACCTTCTGGTTCCTGGATCGCCTTCCGGCGCTATGGGGTGCGTAA
- a CDS encoding amidohydrolase family protein — protein sequence MRRLLTGLFVLSLFAPVSRLQAQESSFDVLITGAQVLDGTGNPWIYADVGIRDGMIAAVGDLADAPAERVIDARGKVVAPGFIDLHSHGAGGLAAPDERRRAAANLVTQGVTTVVINQDGRSPVDIGAQRSLLQDLRIGPNAILMVGHNSIRAEAMGDDYQRLATPAEVQRMRDLARAGMEAGAFGMSAGLEYVPGRWSNTDEVVAVVEEIVPYGGVFIEHERSSGTSPMWWRPSQDEPGPPTMLNSIQETIEIGERTGATVVATHIKARGANYWGSSGAIIAAIRRARDRGVAIFADQYPYATSGSDGNVSLIPEWAVGADDEPPGGGPGATPDYTEALRATLADPERARMLRQDIAYETEFRGGAENIVVFDYPDRTLIGKSVAEIADERGISTVETAIQLQLEGMRDRRGGGRLRSFSFSEEDIENFSAQPWVATASDGGISLPEDGPAIHARYYGTFPRKIRQYALDRGVLSVENAIRSMTTLPAQILGFRNRGQVREGFVADVVVLDLEQVRDMATFTNPHQYATGIDYVLVNGSFVVDEGAPTGMLPGIVITPTEGRRPPATD from the coding sequence ATGCGTCGCTTGCTGACTGGCCTCTTCGTGCTCTCGCTGTTCGCGCCCGTCTCGCGCCTACAGGCGCAGGAGTCCTCATTCGACGTGCTCATCACCGGGGCTCAGGTCCTGGACGGCACGGGAAACCCGTGGATCTACGCCGATGTCGGCATCCGGGACGGGATGATCGCGGCCGTGGGCGACCTGGCCGACGCGCCGGCCGAGCGGGTCATCGACGCCCGCGGCAAGGTGGTGGCGCCCGGCTTCATCGACCTTCATTCGCACGGCGCTGGAGGTCTGGCGGCGCCGGACGAGCGCCGCCGCGCCGCCGCCAACCTGGTCACCCAGGGCGTGACTACCGTCGTCATCAACCAGGACGGCCGCAGCCCGGTGGACATCGGTGCGCAGAGGTCGCTGCTGCAGGACCTGCGCATCGGTCCCAACGCGATCCTCATGGTGGGCCACAACTCGATTCGCGCGGAGGCCATGGGCGACGACTACCAGCGTCTCGCGACGCCCGCGGAAGTGCAGCGCATGCGGGACCTCGCGCGCGCAGGGATGGAAGCGGGGGCCTTCGGGATGTCGGCGGGCCTCGAATACGTCCCCGGCCGCTGGAGCAATACCGACGAGGTCGTCGCGGTCGTGGAGGAGATCGTGCCGTACGGCGGCGTCTTCATCGAGCATGAGCGCAGCAGCGGCACCTCGCCGATGTGGTGGAGGCCGAGTCAGGACGAGCCCGGGCCTCCCACCATGCTCAACTCCATCCAGGAGACGATCGAAATCGGCGAGCGCACCGGGGCCACGGTGGTGGCGACCCACATCAAGGCCCGGGGCGCCAACTACTGGGGCTCGAGCGGCGCCATCATCGCGGCCATCCGCCGGGCCCGGGACCGGGGCGTCGCCATCTTCGCAGACCAGTACCCTTACGCGACCAGCGGGAGCGACGGCAACGTTAGCCTGATTCCGGAATGGGCCGTGGGCGCCGACGATGAGCCGCCGGGCGGTGGTCCGGGCGCGACGCCCGATTACACGGAAGCCTTGCGCGCGACCCTGGCCGATCCCGAGCGCGCCCGCATGCTCAGGCAGGACATCGCCTACGAGACGGAGTTCCGGGGCGGCGCGGAGAACATCGTGGTCTTCGACTACCCGGATCGCACGCTGATCGGCAAGAGCGTCGCCGAGATCGCGGACGAGCGCGGGATCTCAACCGTCGAGACCGCAATCCAGCTCCAGCTCGAGGGAATGCGTGACCGGCGCGGCGGCGGGCGTCTGCGCAGCTTCTCGTTCTCCGAGGAGGACATCGAGAACTTCTCCGCGCAGCCCTGGGTGGCAACTGCCTCCGACGGCGGCATCTCACTGCCCGAGGACGGACCGGCCATCCACGCCCGCTACTACGGCACCTTCCCGCGCAAGATCAGGCAATACGCCCTCGACCGCGGCGTCCTGTCCGTCGAGAACGCCATCCGCTCCATGACCACGCTGCCCGCCCAGATCCTGGGGTTCCGTAACCGGGGCCAGGTGCGGGAAGGCTTCGTGGCCGACGTGGTCGTCCTCGACCTCGAGCAGGTCCGCGACATGGCCACCTTCACCAATCCGCACCAGTACGCGACCGGAATCGACTACGTGCTCGTCAATGGCAGCTTCGTCGTGGACGAGGGCGCGCCCACAGGGATGCTCCCCGGAATCGTGATCACGCCCACCGAGGGAAGAAGGCCGCCCGCGACGGACTGA
- a CDS encoding CapA family protein gives MRGSTATRTGILARRALGVSLFLSPLLTALPAEAQHRDGEGEITMAMVGDLIITRALMPYDEPEFLKLRDVIGGSTVGLGNMEMLLHEYGPDIIPSAQSGGTYMAGHPDLAKDLAWIGLDMLGLANNHTMDWGAGGMRSTQRALAAAGIKVAGSGENLALARAPAYLETMDGRVALIAVSSSFSEHMRAGHQRPDMRGRPGLAPMRFETTYTVPRDVYESLDEARAQVGGIEGNFEPGDGYRTITTPHEGDLEELLATVRDARRQANWVVVTSHTHQGGGNNYIPSRAGDQPGCLGLYQDECNEGSYVPADALVTFARATIDAGADAFYAHGPHVLRGIEIYQEKPIFYSLDDFLFQNETPPFQPWDNYARYDVDEFRGLPSDFYDGREVASGGGRPAADYWWDGVVAVSDFRDGELYEIRLVPTVLGYGLPRPQRGRPVAASGEDAQRILTLLAALSDPFGTEIEVVGDEGVIRGPGALRTDSSGRR, from the coding sequence ATGCGCGGATCGACTGCAACCCGAACCGGAATTCTTGCCCGCCGGGCTCTCGGCGTCTCGCTCTTCCTTTCGCCCCTGCTGACGGCCTTACCCGCCGAGGCCCAGCATCGCGATGGGGAAGGGGAGATCACCATGGCGATGGTGGGGGACCTGATCATCACGCGGGCGCTGATGCCCTACGACGAGCCCGAGTTTCTGAAGCTGAGGGACGTGATCGGCGGGAGTACCGTGGGCCTCGGCAACATGGAGATGCTGCTGCACGAGTACGGTCCCGACATCATTCCTTCAGCCCAGAGCGGGGGCACGTACATGGCGGGGCATCCGGACCTGGCGAAGGATCTGGCCTGGATCGGCCTGGACATGCTGGGGCTCGCCAACAACCACACCATGGACTGGGGCGCGGGCGGGATGCGCTCGACTCAGCGTGCGCTTGCCGCGGCCGGAATCAAGGTCGCCGGCTCGGGCGAGAATCTCGCGCTCGCCAGGGCCCCTGCCTACCTGGAAACGATGGATGGCCGGGTGGCGCTCATCGCCGTGTCGTCGAGCTTCTCCGAGCACATGAGAGCCGGCCACCAGCGTCCGGACATGCGCGGGCGGCCCGGCCTCGCGCCGATGCGCTTCGAGACCACGTACACGGTGCCACGCGACGTCTACGAGAGCCTGGACGAAGCGCGCGCCCAGGTAGGGGGCATCGAGGGCAACTTCGAACCCGGCGATGGCTACCGCACCATCACGACCCCGCACGAGGGCGATCTGGAGGAGCTGCTGGCGACGGTCCGCGATGCGCGCCGGCAGGCCAACTGGGTGGTGGTGACCAGCCACACCCACCAGGGGGGTGGCAACAACTACATTCCGAGCCGGGCCGGAGACCAGCCGGGCTGCCTGGGCCTCTATCAGGACGAATGCAACGAGGGCAGCTATGTGCCCGCGGACGCGCTGGTGACGTTCGCCCGGGCCACCATCGATGCCGGGGCCGATGCCTTCTACGCGCACGGTCCGCACGTGCTGCGCGGCATCGAGATCTATCAGGAAAAGCCGATCTTCTATTCCCTGGACGACTTCCTGTTCCAGAACGAGACCCCGCCGTTCCAGCCCTGGGACAACTATGCCCGCTATGACGTGGACGAGTTCAGGGGGCTGCCGTCCGATTTCTACGATGGCAGGGAAGTGGCGTCAGGAGGCGGGCGTCCCGCGGCGGACTACTGGTGGGACGGAGTCGTGGCGGTTTCGGACTTTCGCGACGGAGAGCTCTACGAAATCCGACTGGTGCCGACGGTCCTGGGGTACGGACTGCCGCGCCCGCAGCGTGGCCGGCCGGTGGCGGCCTCGGGCGAGGACGCGCAACGGATCCTGACGCTCCTGGCCGCGCTCTCGGACCCGTTCGGCACGGAAATCGAGGTGGTTGGAGATGAGGGCGTGATCCGCGGGCCGGGGGCGTTGAGGACGGATAGTTCGGGTCGGCGGTAG
- a CDS encoding SusC/RagA family TonB-linked outer membrane protein, whose protein sequence is MMSFTRCTRPFSSSAAGSVLLFLALAGPVQAQEGRITGRVTAAGTSLPLPGVQVHLPGTGRGTLTNASGTFVIINVPVGEVTVRAERIGYHTGEQTVTVVLDETAILDFELTVSAIGLDEIVVTGTAGQSLRRSQPAQVSVVDAAEAIELAPINSVSEVLQSRIPGVSVTHGSGVSGSSQKIRIRGSSSISLSNEPLIFIDGIRANGTIESVNRPGEGSGSGTGTGGQATSRLNDLNPEDIQSIEVVKGPAAATLYGADASAGVIQIITKRGSAGGFRQTLTAEYDAISHDNFTPPSNWGVCAQTHIDRGATLCQGVPVGTVVSDNPLERYGAFSTGNHKSLSWSGRGGTDTGDFTYYLSLFASGEDGTLPASDWDKRSGRVNVTWTPHPVLTLNAGYTLLTTYSRQPDNNHSLYGMVTNALLGSPLTVGTEPNDGWLGPRQVDAIAAIKNEVDVVRHMPTLELGFQPFDWLSNRLIVGGDYTANEKVRHIPRTDQNLYRSTHNPGLVRETRRSLQYVTLDYITNATFRFGGASQWSTNGAVGVQVVDIRDDFLWGDGLGLATNSASVVSAAAESAGGQRFLRERSLGYIGQGEVGYQDRLFFQVGMRVDRNSSFGEEVGAVYLPKAGASWVVSEEPFFGGGLGFINTLRLRAAYGATGRAPPPGATLETLDPVPYATRAGNVEVGLGLLNPGKLELRPERGTEFEAGVDASFLDDRLGIELTYFNKVTKDLLLRRELPPSVGFREDPFDNVGEVHNRGLEALVNAQVITTPDFSWDVTLSASTLTNELVDLGDLPAFGQFERFVEGRPLSSFFSPKIRRIDVAGNQVIVSDTLEFIGGKFPGHEGSIASTMTIFGDLRVAAQLDWKGDYYMNNNQRRYREIQLARARAAFDPNYLPPEEQLRRFGPFVNESGQEVNKAEVREAWYEKADFLRFRELALVYALPAQLAGQLGADRATITLSARNLALWTDYSGHSPEAISGPARDLGEGFQVYDFFNVPPARRYGIRVNLGF, encoded by the coding sequence ATGATGTCTTTCACTCGTTGTACTCGTCCGTTTTCTTCTTCAGCGGCAGGCTCCGTCCTGCTCTTCTTGGCGCTGGCTGGTCCGGTCCAGGCGCAAGAGGGCAGGATCACCGGACGCGTCACTGCAGCCGGCACGTCACTACCTCTCCCTGGCGTCCAGGTACACCTCCCGGGCACAGGACGGGGAACGCTGACGAACGCCAGCGGAACCTTCGTCATCATCAACGTTCCCGTCGGTGAAGTGACGGTCCGCGCCGAGAGGATCGGATACCATACCGGGGAACAGACCGTCACCGTCGTACTTGACGAGACCGCCATTCTCGACTTCGAGCTGACCGTGTCAGCGATCGGACTGGATGAGATCGTTGTGACCGGTACGGCCGGTCAGAGTCTGCGACGGTCCCAACCGGCGCAGGTGTCGGTCGTCGATGCCGCGGAAGCGATCGAGCTGGCTCCGATCAACAGCGTCTCCGAGGTTCTCCAGTCGCGGATCCCGGGAGTGTCCGTAACGCACGGATCGGGTGTCTCCGGCTCGTCACAGAAGATTCGAATACGGGGCTCCTCCTCGATATCCCTCTCCAACGAGCCGCTCATTTTCATCGACGGGATTCGTGCCAACGGCACGATCGAATCGGTGAACCGGCCGGGGGAAGGCTCCGGCAGCGGCACCGGAACGGGAGGACAGGCAACCAGCAGGCTGAATGACCTCAACCCCGAGGACATCCAGAGCATCGAGGTGGTGAAGGGACCGGCAGCCGCAACGCTCTACGGGGCGGACGCTTCCGCGGGCGTGATTCAGATCATCACGAAGCGCGGGTCGGCCGGCGGTTTCCGGCAGACGCTCACGGCGGAATACGACGCCATCTCCCATGACAACTTCACACCGCCTTCCAATTGGGGCGTGTGCGCTCAGACTCACATCGACCGTGGCGCCACGCTCTGCCAGGGAGTGCCCGTCGGCACCGTGGTCTCGGACAATCCGCTTGAGCGGTACGGCGCTTTCAGCACCGGCAACCACAAGTCCCTGAGCTGGTCCGGAAGAGGGGGAACGGACACGGGAGACTTCACATACTATCTCTCCCTCTTCGCCTCGGGCGAGGACGGCACCCTCCCTGCCAGCGACTGGGACAAGCGGTCGGGCCGCGTCAATGTCACGTGGACCCCGCACCCGGTCCTGACGCTGAACGCCGGCTATACACTGCTGACCACGTACAGCCGGCAGCCCGACAACAACCATAGCCTTTACGGGATGGTGACCAACGCGCTCCTGGGTTCCCCCCTGACGGTGGGCACGGAACCGAACGACGGTTGGCTTGGTCCCCGCCAGGTCGACGCCATCGCGGCCATCAAGAACGAGGTCGATGTCGTCCGGCACATGCCCACGCTCGAGCTCGGCTTCCAGCCTTTCGACTGGCTTTCGAATCGGCTGATCGTGGGCGGCGACTACACGGCGAACGAGAAGGTTCGCCACATCCCCAGGACCGATCAGAATCTGTATCGATCCACCCACAATCCCGGGCTGGTGCGTGAGACGCGCAGAAGCCTCCAGTATGTCACCCTGGACTACATCACGAACGCGACGTTCCGCTTCGGCGGAGCCAGCCAGTGGTCGACCAACGGAGCAGTCGGGGTCCAGGTGGTCGACATCCGGGACGACTTCCTGTGGGGTGACGGCCTGGGCCTCGCCACCAACTCCGCCAGCGTGGTTTCCGCCGCTGCCGAGAGCGCCGGGGGACAGCGCTTCCTGCGGGAGAGGTCGCTCGGGTACATCGGGCAGGGGGAGGTCGGTTACCAGGATCGGCTGTTCTTCCAGGTCGGCATGCGCGTCGACCGGAACTCTTCCTTCGGCGAGGAAGTGGGTGCCGTCTACCTGCCGAAGGCCGGAGCTTCGTGGGTTGTTTCGGAGGAACCGTTCTTCGGAGGCGGCCTGGGCTTCATAAACACACTCCGCCTGCGCGCGGCGTATGGAGCAACGGGACGTGCGCCGCCACCGGGAGCTACGCTGGAGACACTGGATCCGGTTCCGTACGCCACCAGGGCCGGAAATGTCGAAGTGGGGCTCGGTCTGCTGAACCCGGGCAAGCTCGAGCTGAGACCCGAGCGGGGAACGGAATTCGAAGCCGGTGTGGATGCAAGCTTTCTGGACGACCGACTGGGGATCGAACTCACCTATTTCAACAAGGTGACGAAGGATCTCCTCCTTCGCAGGGAACTCCCGCCCTCGGTCGGATTCAGGGAAGACCCCTTCGACAACGTCGGCGAGGTGCACAACCGCGGTCTCGAAGCCCTCGTGAATGCCCAGGTGATCACCACACCCGACTTCTCCTGGGACGTGACCCTGTCCGCCAGTACCCTCACCAATGAGCTCGTCGATCTGGGAGATCTTCCCGCCTTCGGGCAGTTCGAGCGCTTCGTCGAAGGGCGTCCCCTCTCGTCGTTCTTCTCGCCGAAGATTCGCCGAATCGATGTGGCAGGCAACCAGGTCATCGTTTCGGACACGCTGGAGTTCATCGGCGGGAAGTTCCCGGGGCACGAGGGCAGCATCGCCTCTACCATGACGATCTTCGGCGATCTTCGTGTAGCCGCGCAGCTGGATTGGAAGGGCGACTACTACATGAACAACAACCAGCGGCGGTACCGCGAAATCCAGCTTGCCCGGGCTCGGGCAGCGTTCGACCCGAACTATCTCCCGCCTGAGGAGCAGCTCCGCCGCTTCGGCCCGTTCGTGAACGAGTCGGGACAGGAAGTGAACAAGGCGGAGGTCCGCGAGGCCTGGTACGAGAAGGCGGACTTCCTCCGGTTCCGGGAACTCGCGCTGGTGTATGCCCTCCCTGCGCAACTTGCAGGCCAACTCGGGGCCGATCGTGCGACGATCACCCTTTCGGCACGCAACCTTGCCCTGTGGACCGACTACAGCGGGCACTCTCCCGAAGCCATCTCCGGCCCTGCCAGAGACCTCGGAGAGGGATTCCAGGTCTATGACTTCTTCAACGTGCCCCCGGCACGCCGCTACGGCATAAGGGTGAATCTCGGATTCTGA